Proteins encoded in a region of the Gallalistipes aquisgranensis genome:
- a CDS encoding glycosyltransferase family 2 protein: protein MNTGKPLFTVITVVYNCADSIEQTIRSVLSQTCSSMEYIIVDGGSTDGTLEIIDRYKDSVSKFVSKPDRGIYDAMNRGIAMAEGLWINFMNSGDTFTDPSVLTQVKEFIEAGDYDIIYGDIYELFPDGTQHRKEAEHRPASKHRMFFCHQASFVKTEILREIGFDIRYRMSADLKFFKQCYNKKYRFGHMPILVAIFDKKGISSRKRDLGLMENIRVVNELDRSWARTKSLIRLWFTITYIRKIRRHTRRDTSY from the coding sequence ATGAATACAGGAAAGCCATTATTCACCGTCATCACCGTCGTGTACAACTGCGCCGATTCCATCGAGCAGACCATCCGGAGCGTCCTTTCCCAGACCTGCTCCAGCATGGAGTACATCATCGTGGACGGCGGTTCGACGGACGGCACACTGGAGATCATCGACCGCTATAAAGATTCCGTTTCGAAATTCGTCAGCAAACCCGACCGGGGCATATACGACGCCATGAACCGGGGCATCGCCATGGCCGAAGGACTGTGGATCAATTTCATGAACAGCGGCGACACCTTCACGGACCCGTCCGTGCTGACGCAGGTCAAGGAGTTCATCGAAGCGGGGGATTACGACATCATCTACGGCGACATCTACGAACTTTTCCCCGACGGCACCCAGCATCGCAAGGAGGCCGAACACCGTCCGGCCAGCAAACACCGCATGTTTTTCTGCCACCAGGCCTCCTTCGTGAAGACCGAAATCCTGCGGGAAATCGGATTCGACATCCGCTACCGCATGTCCGCCGACCTGAAGTTCTTCAAACAGTGCTACAACAAGAAATACCGGTTCGGACACATGCCTATCCTGGTGGCCATTTTCGACAAGAAAGGCATCTCCTCCCGCAAGCGGGACCTCGGACTGATGGAGAACATCCGGGTGGTCAACGAACTGGACCGCTCCTGGGCCCGTACCAAAAGCCTGATCCGGCTCTGGTTCACCATCACCTATATCCGGAAAATCCGGCGGCACACCCGCCGGGACACCTCCTATTGA
- the lon gene encoding endopeptidase La, with amino-acid sequence MSKKHKNEIEEFAGISDMLEGKHQVIPIVSTEDDEIATDVVIPDQLPILTLRSSVLFPGSITPITVGREKSMRLIREVENGAGILGAALQKEADIEQPGPDDIYKIGTAARILKILEMPNGNLTVILHGLEKIEITEFLSSDPYFTAKVNPLKDSAPERGNVEFDALVDSIRDVALNIINISPNMPKEASFAIKNIDSKRGIINFICSNIDLADADRQRLLEAPGLLARARRLLEILIREQQLVELKSEIQSKVKQNLDQQQREYFLQQQIRTIQDELGGDPVDNDIAELRRRAKKKKWSKEVAETFDKEVSKLERLNPAVAEYSVQMTYLQLMLDLPWNETTKDNLDLQRARKRLDADHFGLEEVKERILEHLAIIKLKGDLKSPIICLYGPPGVGKTSLGKSVAESLKRKFGRISLGGLHDEAEIRGHRRTYIGAMPGRIIQTIKRCGSSNPVIILDEVDKVGIGNHGDPSSALLEVLDPEQNTTFHDNYLDMEYDLSKVLFIATANNIANINPALRDRMEMINIPGYILEDKIEIARKHLLPKQLEAHGVPARELKIAPAVIEKIISEYTRESGVRTLDKLLAKIARHRAKNIGFGEEYDPQISAADVEKILGLPKFQNDMYEVGGITGVVTGLAWTEVGGDILYIESILTPGKGALNLTGNLGDVMKESATIALEWVKGHYEELGIDREKFEKFDINVHVPEGAIPKDGPSAGITMVTSLVSTYTGRKVKDRIAMTGETTLRGRVMPVGGIKEKILAAKRAGIEEIILSEDNRKDISEIKPEYIKGLTFHYVRTNSDVLELALQK; translated from the coding sequence ATGAGTAAAAAACATAAAAACGAAATCGAGGAGTTTGCCGGCATATCAGATATGCTCGAGGGCAAACATCAGGTCATTCCGATCGTCTCGACCGAAGACGACGAGATTGCGACCGACGTGGTGATTCCCGACCAACTCCCCATCCTCACCCTGCGCAGCTCGGTACTCTTTCCGGGTTCCATCACCCCCATCACGGTGGGACGCGAAAAATCCATGCGGCTGATCCGGGAGGTGGAGAACGGTGCGGGTATCCTCGGCGCCGCCCTCCAGAAGGAGGCAGACATCGAACAGCCGGGCCCGGACGACATCTACAAGATCGGCACCGCCGCCCGCATCCTGAAAATACTGGAAATGCCCAACGGCAACCTGACCGTCATCCTGCACGGGCTGGAGAAGATCGAGATCACCGAATTCCTATCTTCCGACCCCTATTTCACGGCCAAGGTCAATCCCCTGAAGGATTCGGCGCCCGAACGCGGCAACGTGGAGTTCGACGCGCTGGTCGATTCGATCCGGGACGTGGCGCTGAACATCATCAACATTTCGCCCAACATGCCCAAAGAGGCCTCGTTCGCCATCAAGAACATCGACAGCAAGCGGGGCATCATCAACTTCATCTGTTCGAACATCGACCTGGCCGACGCCGACCGCCAGCGGTTGCTGGAGGCGCCCGGGCTGCTGGCCCGTGCCCGCCGTCTGCTGGAAATCCTGATCCGCGAGCAGCAGCTCGTGGAGCTCAAGAGCGAAATCCAGAGCAAGGTGAAGCAGAACCTGGACCAGCAGCAGCGGGAATATTTCCTGCAGCAGCAGATCCGCACCATACAGGACGAACTGGGAGGCGACCCCGTAGACAACGACATCGCCGAACTGCGCCGCCGTGCCAAAAAGAAGAAATGGAGCAAAGAGGTGGCCGAGACTTTCGATAAGGAGGTGAGCAAGCTGGAGCGCCTCAACCCGGCCGTGGCGGAGTATTCCGTGCAGATGACCTATCTGCAGCTGATGCTCGACCTGCCGTGGAACGAGACGACCAAGGACAACCTCGACCTGCAACGCGCCCGCAAACGGCTCGACGCAGACCATTTCGGGTTGGAAGAGGTGAAAGAGCGCATCCTGGAACACCTGGCCATCATCAAGCTTAAAGGCGACCTCAAGTCGCCGATCATCTGCCTGTACGGCCCTCCGGGCGTGGGAAAGACCTCGCTGGGCAAGTCGGTGGCCGAATCGCTCAAGCGCAAATTCGGGCGCATTTCGCTGGGCGGCCTGCACGACGAGGCCGAAATCCGCGGACACCGCCGCACCTACATCGGAGCCATGCCGGGACGGATCATCCAGACCATCAAACGCTGCGGCTCGTCGAATCCCGTCATCATCCTCGACGAGGTGGACAAGGTAGGCATCGGCAACCACGGCGACCCGTCGTCGGCCCTGCTCGAGGTGCTCGATCCGGAACAGAACACCACGTTCCACGACAACTACCTCGACATGGAGTACGATCTGTCGAAAGTGCTCTTCATCGCCACGGCCAACAACATTGCCAACATCAATCCGGCCCTCCGCGACCGGATGGAGATGATAAACATCCCGGGATACATCCTCGAGGACAAGATCGAGATCGCCCGCAAGCACCTGCTTCCCAAACAACTCGAAGCGCACGGCGTTCCGGCCAGGGAGCTGAAGATCGCCCCGGCCGTGATCGAAAAGATCATTTCCGAATACACACGCGAATCGGGTGTGCGGACGCTGGACAAACTGCTGGCCAAGATCGCCCGGCACCGCGCCAAGAACATCGGGTTCGGCGAAGAGTACGACCCGCAGATTTCGGCGGCCGACGTGGAGAAAATCCTGGGGCTGCCCAAGTTCCAGAACGACATGTACGAAGTGGGCGGCATCACGGGTGTGGTGACCGGACTGGCATGGACGGAAGTGGGCGGAGACATTCTCTACATCGAGTCGATCCTCACTCCGGGCAAAGGAGCCCTCAACCTGACGGGCAATCTGGGCGACGTGATGAAGGAGTCGGCGACCATCGCCCTCGAATGGGTCAAGGGACACTACGAGGAACTGGGCATCGACCGCGAGAAGTTCGAGAAGTTCGACATCAACGTACACGTCCCCGAGGGAGCCATTCCGAAAGACGGTCCGAGCGCCGGTATCACGATGGTCACCTCGCTGGTTTCGACCTACACGGGCCGGAAAGTCAAAGACCGGATCGCCATGACCGGCGAAACCACCCTGCGCGGACGCGTGATGCCCGTGGGAGGCATCAAGGAGAAGATACTGGCAGCCAAACGGGCCGGCATCGAGGAAATCATCCTCAGCGAGGACAACCGTAAAGACATCTCCGAGATCAAACCCGAGTATATCAAGGGCCTCACGTTCCACTACGTACGCACCAACAGCGACGTGCTGGAACTGGCGCTCCAGAAATAA
- a CDS encoding energy transducer TonB, which translates to METKKSPKANLQNKRKLFLEIGLIFSLGTMIAAFGYSSQESSVPTRFGDAAPAPEEELTEITYHEKTPAPVKHIIQVSPEYLRIVPDNQKIEIEYVIDEFSPDDIYVPEVAVGQEATVEEDEVFLVAEYMPEFMGGDLNRFRSWVSERLYYPTVAAENGIEGTVLLTFVVEKDGTLAHIEVLQSPDRSLAEEAVRVLQTSPKWKPGMQRTTPVRVRFTLPLQFRLQH; encoded by the coding sequence ATGGAAACCAAGAAATCGCCCAAAGCCAATCTGCAGAACAAGCGGAAACTGTTTCTCGAGATCGGGCTGATCTTCTCGCTGGGCACGATGATCGCCGCTTTCGGGTATAGTTCGCAGGAGAGTTCCGTACCGACCCGTTTCGGCGACGCTGCGCCGGCGCCGGAAGAGGAGTTGACCGAAATCACCTACCATGAGAAAACGCCCGCTCCGGTCAAACACATTATCCAGGTGTCGCCAGAGTATCTGCGCATCGTGCCGGACAATCAGAAGATCGAGATCGAATACGTGATTGACGAATTTTCGCCGGACGACATCTATGTGCCGGAGGTGGCCGTAGGCCAGGAGGCGACGGTAGAAGAGGATGAGGTTTTCCTGGTGGCCGAGTACATGCCCGAATTCATGGGCGGTGACCTGAACCGATTCCGCAGCTGGGTGTCGGAGCGGCTGTATTATCCGACCGTGGCGGCGGAGAACGGAATCGAAGGTACGGTCCTGCTGACGTTCGTCGTGGAGAAAGACGGTACGCTGGCCCATATCGAGGTGTTGCAGAGCCCCGACCGATCCCTTGCAGAGGAAGCCGTGCGCGTATTGCAGACCTCTCCCAAATGGAAGCCCGGCATGCAGCGGACGACTCCCGTACGGGTAAGGTTTACCCTGCCGCTTCAGTTCCGCCTGCAACATTGA
- a CDS encoding glycosyltransferase family 4 protein has protein sequence MRVLYDYQTFSSQRVGGISRYFAHLYRHVPDGRVETSLSLLYTRNVYLKGERFPLQNGWGDVLIGGHFRDANKLWSKVRIRFSRYDILHPTYYNPYLIPDAGGRTVVLTVHDLIHQLFPNYFPGDRTIEWQRRMIRRADRLIAISENTKRDLVERMKVPEEKITVIHHGLMFDGDGEGLSARERVAELPENYILFVGDRSRYKNFDGFVSEVAPLLAEYDLRLVCTGGREFTGEERTLIRSFGIADRVIRMTVSDAMLGRLYRHAVCFVYPSLYEGFGLPILEAYRAGCPVVLTRASCFPEIAGDAALYFEPGRPGSMREVVRSLLDDTGRRRELSAAGTRRLALFSTEKMVEKTRNLYLSLG, from the coding sequence ATGAGGGTGCTTTATGATTATCAGACGTTTTCGTCTCAGCGGGTCGGCGGAATCAGCCGTTATTTCGCCCACTTGTACCGGCATGTGCCGGACGGACGGGTCGAGACTTCGCTCTCCCTGCTCTATACGCGGAACGTCTATCTGAAGGGAGAGCGTTTCCCGTTGCAGAACGGATGGGGCGATGTGTTGATCGGCGGACATTTCCGCGATGCGAACAAGCTGTGGTCGAAGGTCCGGATTCGTTTTTCCCGGTACGACATCCTGCACCCCACCTATTACAATCCCTATCTGATTCCGGACGCCGGGGGCCGTACGGTGGTGCTCACGGTGCACGACCTGATCCACCAACTTTTCCCGAACTATTTTCCGGGGGACCGGACGATCGAATGGCAGCGCCGCATGATCCGGCGGGCCGACCGTCTGATCGCCATTTCGGAGAATACGAAGCGGGACCTGGTGGAGCGGATGAAGGTGCCCGAGGAGAAGATCACGGTGATTCACCATGGGCTGATGTTCGACGGTGACGGAGAGGGGCTGTCGGCCCGGGAGCGGGTTGCGGAGCTTCCCGAAAACTACATTCTTTTCGTGGGTGACCGCAGCCGGTACAAGAATTTCGACGGATTCGTCTCCGAAGTGGCGCCGTTGCTTGCGGAGTACGATCTGCGTCTGGTGTGTACAGGGGGGCGGGAGTTTACCGGGGAGGAGCGGACGCTTATCCGTTCGTTCGGGATCGCCGACCGCGTGATCCGGATGACGGTGAGCGATGCCATGCTCGGACGGCTTTACCGGCATGCCGTCTGTTTTGTCTATCCCTCGTTGTACGAAGGGTTCGGGCTGCCCATTCTGGAGGCTTACCGGGCCGGATGCCCGGTCGTGCTGACGCGGGCCAGCTGTTTCCCCGAGATTGCCGGCGATGCGGCCCTCTATTTCGAACCGGGCCGGCCGGGGAGCATGAGGGAGGTCGTGCGGTCGTTGCTGGACGATACGGGGCGGCGGAGGGAACTGTCGGCGGCGGGAACGCGGCGCCTGGCTCTTTTTTCCACGGAAAAAATGGTCGAAAAGACCCGTAACCTCTATCTCAGTCTGGGGTAG
- a CDS encoding valine--tRNA ligase, with product MEIGDKYAPGQIEGKWYDYWLKNRFFHSEPDDREAYTVVIPPPNVTGMLHMGHMLNNTIQDVLVRRARMQGKNACWVPGTDHASIATEAKVVAKLKAEGIEKSSLTREKFLEYAWEWKEKHGGIILRQLRKLGASCDWERTSFTMDEPRSRSVLKVFVDLYNKGKIYRGVRMVNWDPAAQTALSDEEVIYKESNGKLYYLRYRIEGEEGSVIVATTRPETILGDTALCVNPNDPRYASLEGKRVIVPLVGRVIPVIRDEYVDIEFGTGALKVTPAHDVNDYMLGEKYNLEAIDIFNDDGTVNGKVGLYVGMDRFEVRRQIEKDLDAAGLLEKVEAYTNKVGCSERTGVPIEPKLSMQWFLKMDELAAPAIRAVMEDVIEFVPAKYKNTYRYWMENIKDWCISRQLWWGHRIPAYYLPGGGYVVAETPGEALELARRKSGNDALELADLRQDEDVLDTWFSSWLWPISVFDGINRPDNPEINYYYPTVDLVTAPDIIFFWVARMIMAGYEYRGEKPFGHVYFTGIVRDKLGRKMSKQLGNSPDPLDLIARYGADGVRMAMLLCSSAGNDLMFDEALCEQGRNFGNKIWNAYRLVHTWAVDDRLPQSENNRLAVEWFEAVLDRAIAETDGDFAAYRISEALMKFYKLFWDDFSGWYLEMVKPAYGEPIDRVTLDATRGLFEKLLKLLHPFMPFITEEIWQDIAPRKDGESIMISPMPVGNGVRGEMLARFDLVREAITGVRNVRKQRNIPNREALVLKVVEDVNYPREYEPVLMKMANLSAVETVREKDPLAAAFLVKTTEYFVPMEGKIDVASELKKMNDELAYLEGFLASVMKKLGNERFVQSAPQKVVENERAKKADAEAKIKAIRERIGSLK from the coding sequence ATGGAGATTGGCGACAAATACGCCCCGGGGCAGATCGAGGGCAAGTGGTACGACTACTGGCTGAAGAACCGATTTTTTCACTCCGAACCGGACGACCGCGAGGCTTATACCGTCGTGATCCCGCCCCCCAACGTTACCGGCATGTTGCACATGGGGCACATGCTCAATAACACCATCCAGGACGTGCTGGTGCGTCGTGCCCGTATGCAGGGCAAAAATGCCTGCTGGGTGCCGGGCACCGATCACGCCTCGATCGCGACCGAAGCGAAGGTGGTGGCCAAACTGAAGGCCGAGGGGATCGAGAAGTCGTCGCTGACGCGCGAGAAGTTTCTCGAATATGCCTGGGAGTGGAAAGAGAAGCACGGGGGGATCATTCTCCGGCAGCTCCGCAAGTTGGGCGCCTCGTGCGACTGGGAGCGGACGAGCTTCACGATGGACGAGCCGCGCAGCCGCAGCGTGCTGAAGGTGTTCGTCGATCTTTACAATAAGGGGAAGATCTACCGCGGGGTGCGGATGGTGAACTGGGACCCGGCCGCGCAGACTGCCCTTTCGGACGAGGAGGTGATCTACAAGGAGTCGAACGGCAAGCTCTACTACCTGCGTTACCGGATCGAGGGCGAGGAGGGTTCCGTGATCGTGGCGACGACCCGTCCCGAGACGATTCTCGGCGATACGGCCCTGTGCGTCAATCCGAACGACCCGCGTTACGCTTCGCTGGAGGGTAAGCGCGTGATCGTGCCGCTGGTGGGGCGCGTGATTCCCGTCATCCGCGACGAGTACGTGGATATCGAGTTCGGAACGGGCGCTCTCAAGGTGACCCCGGCCCACGACGTGAACGACTATATGCTGGGCGAAAAATACAACCTGGAGGCGATCGACATCTTCAACGACGACGGTACGGTCAACGGCAAGGTGGGGCTGTACGTGGGAATGGACCGCTTCGAAGTGCGCCGGCAGATCGAGAAGGACCTCGATGCGGCCGGTCTGCTGGAGAAGGTGGAGGCTTACACCAACAAGGTGGGCTGTTCCGAACGTACGGGCGTGCCCATCGAACCGAAGCTCTCCATGCAGTGGTTCCTGAAGATGGATGAACTGGCTGCCCCGGCCATCCGTGCCGTGATGGAAGACGTCATCGAATTTGTCCCCGCGAAGTATAAAAACACCTACCGCTACTGGATGGAGAACATCAAGGACTGGTGCATTTCGCGTCAGTTGTGGTGGGGGCACCGGATTCCCGCTTATTACCTGCCGGGCGGCGGGTACGTGGTGGCCGAGACGCCCGGGGAGGCGTTGGAACTTGCCCGCCGTAAGAGCGGAAACGACGCGCTGGAGCTCGCCGACCTGCGGCAGGACGAGGATGTGCTTGATACGTGGTTCAGTTCGTGGCTCTGGCCGATCTCCGTTTTCGATGGAATCAACCGGCCGGACAATCCGGAGATCAACTACTACTATCCGACCGTCGATCTGGTGACGGCGCCCGACATCATCTTCTTCTGGGTGGCCCGGATGATCATGGCCGGCTACGAATACCGGGGGGAGAAGCCTTTCGGACATGTATATTTCACGGGAATCGTGCGCGACAAACTGGGCCGCAAGATGAGCAAGCAGCTCGGCAACTCGCCCGATCCGCTCGACCTGATTGCCCGGTACGGTGCCGACGGGGTACGCATGGCCATGCTGCTCTGTTCGTCGGCCGGCAACGATCTGATGTTCGACGAGGCGCTTTGTGAACAGGGACGCAACTTCGGCAACAAGATATGGAATGCCTACCGCCTGGTCCACACATGGGCTGTGGACGACAGACTGCCGCAGTCGGAGAACAACCGGCTGGCCGTGGAGTGGTTCGAGGCCGTGCTCGACCGTGCGATCGCCGAGACGGACGGGGATTTCGCCGCCTACCGGATTTCGGAGGCGCTGATGAAGTTCTACAAACTTTTCTGGGACGATTTCTCGGGATGGTACCTGGAGATGGTGAAACCGGCCTACGGGGAGCCGATCGACCGGGTTACGCTGGATGCGACCCGCGGACTGTTCGAGAAACTGCTCAAGCTGCTGCACCCCTTCATGCCTTTCATCACGGAGGAGATCTGGCAGGACATCGCGCCGAGAAAGGATGGGGAGAGCATCATGATTAGTCCGATGCCCGTGGGGAACGGAGTGCGCGGGGAGATGCTCGCCCGGTTCGACCTTGTGCGCGAGGCGATCACGGGTGTCCGTAATGTGCGCAAGCAGCGGAATATTCCCAACCGGGAGGCTCTCGTGCTGAAAGTGGTGGAGGATGTCAACTATCCCCGCGAGTACGAACCGGTGCTGATGAAGATGGCCAATCTGTCGGCCGTGGAGACCGTCCGGGAGAAAGACCCGCTGGCCGCCGCTTTCCTGGTCAAGACCACGGAGTATTTCGTGCCGATGGAGGGTAAGATCGACGTGGCCTCCGAGTTGAAGAAGATGAACGACGAACTCGCTTATCTGGAAGGGTTCCTCGCTTCGGTGATGAAAAAACTGGGGAACGAACGCTTCGTGCAGAGCGCTCCGCAGAAGGTGGTGGAGAACGAACGGGCCAAAAAGGCCGATGCGGAGGCCAAGATCAAAGCGATCCGGGAACGGATCGGAAGCCTGAAATAG
- the trpS gene encoding tryptophan--tRNA ligase, whose protein sequence is MDIVLSGIRSTGQLHLGNYFGSLRNFVKMQHDARCFFFIADYHSLTTHPDPKMLHGNVKNVLTEYLAAGLDPEVATIYVQSDVPQIAELSLLLSMHAYVGELERTASFKEKIRKHPDNINAGLLNYPVLMAADILIHRATRVPVGKDQEQHLEMTRRFARRFNQMYGVEYFPESMPYNFGQELVKIPGLDGSGKMGKSEGNGLFLVDSDEVIRKKVMRAVTDAGPTEPNTPMSEPIANLFTILKAVSSPDTVQYFTDKYNACEIRYGDLKKQLAEDIIKVVAPIREKIDAIKADDKYLHEVVGDGGRRARESASRTLADVREIMGIKPF, encoded by the coding sequence ATGGACATTGTATTAAGCGGCATACGTTCTACCGGACAACTTCATCTGGGGAACTATTTCGGTTCCCTGCGGAATTTCGTCAAGATGCAGCACGATGCGCGCTGCTTCTTCTTCATTGCCGACTACCACTCTCTTACGACGCATCCCGACCCGAAAATGTTGCACGGGAACGTGAAAAACGTGCTGACGGAGTATCTGGCCGCCGGCCTCGATCCCGAGGTGGCCACGATCTACGTGCAGAGCGACGTGCCCCAGATCGCGGAACTGTCGCTGCTGCTGAGCATGCACGCCTATGTGGGTGAACTGGAACGGACCGCTTCGTTCAAGGAGAAAATCCGCAAGCATCCGGACAATATCAATGCCGGCCTGCTCAACTATCCCGTGCTGATGGCGGCCGATATTCTGATCCACCGTGCCACACGGGTGCCGGTGGGCAAGGACCAGGAGCAGCATCTGGAGATGACGCGCCGCTTCGCCCGACGTTTCAACCAGATGTACGGTGTGGAATACTTCCCCGAGAGCATGCCCTACAACTTCGGGCAGGAGCTGGTGAAGATTCCCGGGCTGGACGGTTCGGGAAAGATGGGCAAGAGCGAGGGCAACGGCCTCTTCCTGGTGGATTCGGACGAAGTGATCCGTAAGAAGGTGATGCGGGCCGTGACCGATGCGGGGCCCACGGAGCCGAACACGCCGATGAGCGAGCCTATCGCCAACCTGTTCACCATTCTGAAAGCGGTATCTTCGCCCGATACGGTGCAGTATTTCACGGACAAGTACAATGCGTGCGAAATCCGCTACGGCGACCTGAAAAAGCAGCTGGCCGAAGACATCATCAAGGTGGTGGCTCCGATCCGCGAGAAGATCGACGCGATCAAGGCCGACGACAAATATCTCCACGAGGTGGTGGGCGACGGCGGCCGCCGGGCCCGCGAGAGTGCTTCGAGGACGTTGGCCGACGTGCGTGAGATCATGGGAATCAAACCCTTCTGA
- a CDS encoding ABC transporter ATP-binding protein: protein MNIYWRLLGFAKPIEKYAIPYFFYTLFHAVFNTLNFAMVIPIVNTLFDKTRVLEHVTEFPHFALNMEFFNDLVNYILYNYFGENYDVLDVLFLLAVFISLSAFLSNLFRYLGQWNIENMKINTLQKLRDSVYDNVIGLNVGYFSNERKGDIMAKITSDVGVVQFCITNTLQVAFREPFLIIFYIFLMMKISLTLTLFSVIYLPIVALIIGTIVKKLRRSAKEAQENFGVMTSVLDESLSGIKVIKGYNAEGYFKSKFHFIDATFSRISRTMARRQQMASPMSEFLGIMAAGGLLVFGGYLVLQESLSVGGFIAYLGAFTQLTRPIRSFMDAFSNINQGIAAGERVLSLLDTKNQIEERPDAVKLTEFNDEIEFRDVHFAYDNREVICGVSFKVKKGETVALVGPSGGGKSTLSDLIPRFYDVTSGEILIDGRNIKEYTKESLHDQMSIVSQETVLFNDTIANNIRLGKQDATQAEIENAAKIANAHAFIMETEQGYQTNIGDRGMKLSGGQRQRLSIARAVLKNPSILILDEATSALDTESEKLVQEALNSLLEGRTSIVIAHRLSTIYNADKIIVIEQGRITEAGTHHELMEAKGTYCKLIEMQQMA, encoded by the coding sequence ATGAACATTTACTGGAGACTCCTGGGGTTTGCGAAACCCATCGAAAAATACGCGATCCCCTACTTCTTTTACACGCTTTTCCATGCGGTTTTCAACACGCTGAATTTCGCCATGGTCATTCCGATCGTCAACACGCTTTTCGACAAGACCCGGGTACTGGAACACGTGACGGAATTCCCGCATTTCGCCCTGAACATGGAGTTCTTCAACGACCTGGTCAACTATATCCTCTACAACTATTTCGGGGAAAACTACGACGTACTGGACGTGCTCTTCCTGCTGGCCGTGTTCATCTCCCTGTCGGCCTTCCTGAGCAACCTGTTCCGCTATCTGGGACAGTGGAACATCGAAAACATGAAGATCAACACGCTTCAGAAGTTGCGCGACAGCGTGTACGACAATGTGATCGGCCTCAACGTCGGGTACTTCAGCAACGAACGCAAGGGCGATATCATGGCCAAGATCACCTCGGACGTGGGCGTCGTGCAGTTCTGCATCACCAACACCCTGCAGGTGGCTTTCCGCGAACCGTTCCTCATCATCTTCTACATCTTCCTGATGATGAAGATTTCGCTGACCCTCACGCTCTTCTCCGTCATCTACCTGCCGATCGTGGCGCTCATCATCGGCACGATCGTCAAGAAGCTGCGCCGTTCGGCCAAAGAGGCGCAGGAGAACTTCGGCGTGATGACCTCCGTGCTGGACGAGTCGCTCTCGGGCATCAAGGTCATCAAGGGATACAACGCAGAAGGCTATTTCAAGTCGAAATTCCACTTCATCGACGCCACTTTTTCACGTATTTCCCGCACCATGGCACGACGCCAGCAGATGGCCTCCCCGATGAGCGAATTCCTGGGGATCATGGCTGCGGGCGGTCTGCTGGTCTTCGGCGGATACCTCGTGCTGCAGGAGTCGCTGAGCGTGGGCGGATTCATCGCCTACCTGGGCGCCTTCACCCAGCTCACCCGTCCCATTCGCTCCTTCATGGACGCATTCAGCAACATCAACCAGGGTATCGCCGCCGGTGAACGCGTTCTGAGCCTGCTCGACACCAAGAACCAGATCGAAGAGCGTCCCGACGCGGTCAAACTCACCGAATTCAACGACGAAATCGAATTCCGCGACGTCCATTTCGCCTACGACAACAGGGAGGTGATCTGCGGAGTCAGCTTCAAGGTGAAAAAAGGCGAGACCGTGGCTCTGGTCGGTCCCTCGGGCGGAGGGAAATCGACCCTGTCGGACCTGATTCCCCGCTTCTACGACGTGACTTCGGGCGAAATTCTGATCGACGGGCGCAACATCAAGGAATACACCAAGGAGAGCCTCCACGACCAGATGAGCATCGTCTCCCAGGAGACCGTCCTCTTCAACGACACCATCGCCAACAATATCCGGCTGGGCAAACAGGACGCCACGCAGGCCGAGATCGAAAACGCAGCCAAGATCGCCAACGCCCATGCGTTCATCATGGAGACCGAACAGGGTTACCAGACCAATATCGGCGACCGTGGCATGAAACTTTCGGGAGGACAGCGGCAGCGGTTGAGCATCGCACGTGCCGTGCTCAAGAACCCTTCGATCCTGATTCTGGACGAGGCGACTTCGGCGCTGGACACCGAGAGCGAGAAACTCGTGCAGGAAGCACTAAACTCCCTGCTGGAAGGCCGCACGTCGATCGTGATCGCCCACCGGCTGAGCACGATCTACAACGCGGACAAGATCATCGTGATCGAACAGGGACGGATCACCGAAGCGGGCACCCATCACGAGCTGATGGAAGCGAAAGGGACCTATTGCAAACTGATCGAAATGCAGCAAATGGCATAA